A genomic region of Solanum dulcamara chromosome 2, daSolDulc1.2, whole genome shotgun sequence contains the following coding sequences:
- the LOC129871465 gene encoding uncharacterized protein LOC129871465 has product MTGNINITLDRDKELVDPLSEPGRFFRRKKRTAASQNLIHKLNLAENHDLKGEVFQRSSLQPWQPGYCPHHYQANEVLVHTFIEELEPNTKILLDSAAGGQALEKTYDELYILLHHISQGNPEWNGGNARSVTQKQVGMLEVDAVTALTAQIAAMQNMMTTHFNMLVKEQQQASVSMVQQQHMWCEVQINLPLIDLLQGIPKYAKFVKDIVANKSKLAEFATVALTEDCSSRILNKSKLPVKLKDLGSFTVQVTIGKYSNARARPDGIIEDVLVQVGSLIFPVDFVILDFESDPDVPFILGRLFLATGGALIDMAAGRLTMRAHDKVEVFDVYHALKLPAIYEELSDVTIIDKEISAQCTTSNDPLAKVVTSQDIKEDMEAKELASVLDMPNISMWKRNVIAALEVLKRHKKAIGWQIVDLHGISLALCMYRIFIEEGHKASAQPQRQLNPIMKEVVKKGIIKWLDVGIIYPISDSKWRCMIAIFHDMVEEFVEVFMDDFSVFGESFDLCLKNLEKVLARCEETNLVLNWELPFVLMCDTSDTAANYTVTEKEMLALVYAFDKFHSYLVGTKVIVFTDHAALRYLFNKKDAKSRLIRWILLLEEFDIEIKDRRGCENQIENHLLRLEGSPHVSEQETIKKEFPDEKMMEIEVQDLPWYADIVNYLVSGVIPPDATSQQKKKLIHDARLYIWDEPYLFK; this is encoded by the exons ATGACAG GTAACATAAACATTACACTGGACAGAGACAAAGAGCTTGTAGATCCATTATCCGAGCCTGGACGATTCTTTCGGCGGAAAAAGCGAACAGCGGCTTCTCAAAACTTAATACATAAACTAAATCTGGcagaaaatcatgatttaaaaggAGAGGTTTTCCAGAGGAGCTCCCTGCAGCCATGGCAACCAGGATA TTGCCCTCATCATTATCAAGCTAACGAAGTGTTGGTCCATACCTTCATAGAAGAGTTGGAACCCaataccaaaattcttcttgattcaGCTGCAGGTGGGCAAGCCTTGGAGAAAACATATGATGAGTTATACATATTGTTACATCACATATCCCAAGGAAATCCGGAGTGGAACGGAGGAAATGCTAGATCTGTCACCCAAAAACAAGTAGGCATGTTAGAGGTTGATGCAGTAACTGCATTGACAGCACAAATTGCagcaatgcaaaatatgatgacaACACATTTCAACATGCTAGTAAAAGAACAGCAGCAGGCTTCAGTGAGCATggttcaacaacaacatatgtgGTGCGAA GTGCAAATTAATTTGCCTTTGATTGATCTTTTACAGGGAATCCCAAAGTATGCTAAATTCGTCAAGGATATTGTGGCCAATAAAAGCAAGTTAGCTGAATTTGCAACTGTGGCACTTACTGAAGActgtagttcaagaatcttgaacaaaaGCAAGCTTCCAGTCAAACTAAAAGATCTAGGTAGTTTCACGGTGCAGGTAACCATCGGTAAATATAGTAATGCAAGAG CTAGACCTGATGGTATCATTGAAGATGTTTTAGTACAAGTAGGATCTCTCATCTTTCCTGTTGATTTTGTCATTTTAGATTTTGAGTCGGACCCCGATGTTCCTTTTATCTTAGGACGCCTATTCTTAGCAACAGGCGGGGCACTAATTGATATGGCTGCAGGTAGATTGACTATGAGAGCACATGATAAAGTGGAAGTGTTCGATGTATATCATGCACTGAAATTGCCTGCAATTTATGAGGAGTTGTCTGATGTAACCATCATTGATAAGGAAATATCAGCTCAATGTACTACCTCAAATGATCCATTGGCGAAAGTCGTAACAAGTCAAGATATTAAAGAGGACATGGAAGCTAAAGAGCTAGCAAGTGTGCTTGATATGCCAAATATtagcatgtggaagaggaaC GTCATAGCAGCACTGGAGGTACTGAAGAGGCATAAAAAGGCCATTGGGTGGCAAATTGTTGATCTTCATGGCATCAGCCTAGCTTTATGCATGTACAGAATTTTCattgaagaaggacataaggcTAGTGCACAACCACAACGCCAGTTGAACCCCATCATGAAAGAGGTTGTGAAAAAAGGGATAATTAAGTGGCTAGATGTAGGCATAATATACCCAATTTCTGACAGTAAGTGG AGGTGTATGATTgcaatatttcatgatatggtggaagagtttgtagagGTTTTCATGGATGACTTTTCAGTTTTCGGAGAGTCTTTTGATCTTTGCttgaaaaatctagagaaagtacTTGCAAGGTGTGAAGAAACAAACCTTGTCTTAAACTGGGAGTTACCTTTTGTGCTGATGTGTGACACAAGCGACACAGCA GCCAATTACACGGTCACAGAGAAGGAAATGCTGGCATTGGTCTATGCATTTGATAAATTCCACTCTTACTTGGTAGGCACAAAAGTGATTGTTTTTACTGACCATGCAGCTCTTAGGTACCTATTCAACAAGAAGGATGCCAAGTCAAGGCTCATCAGATGGATTCTGTTGTTAGAAGAATTCGATAttgaaatcaaagataggaGGGGATGCGAAAATCAAATAGAAAACCATCTATTAAGATTAGAGGGTTCGCCCCATGTGTCTGAGCAAGAGACAATAAAGAAGGAATTTCCGGATGAGAAAATGATGGAAATAGAGGTACAAGATCTTCCATGGTATGCAGATATTGTGAACTACCTTGTTAGTGGAGTGATCCCTCCTGATGCTACCTCACAACAAAAGAAGAAGCTTATACATGATGCTCGCCTCTACATATGGGACGAGCCTTATTTATTCAAGTGA